TCTCGCGGCGGCCTGCAGCGCGGCCTCGGAGGCGGGGGCGAGTCGGCGCCCCAGGTCGGGCCGGCGCAGGAAGGTCGGCCGGTCCCCGGCCCGGCTGCGCACCCGGAGCGGCGGCGCGAAGCCGGCGGCCGCCAGGTCCGCGGCGAGGCGGTCCCAATCGACCGGCTCGTGCACCGCGTCGCGCGCCGCGGCGTGCGCCTCCTGGAAGTCGAGATGGGCGGCGGTCGGCGTGCTGCCGCCGGCGGCACCCAGGGCGATGCGGGCCGGCGTGAAGGCGCGCAGCTGGGTCCAGCCGTCCGGCGTCGCCAAGCCTGTGCGCGGCGGCCGGCTCATCCGCTTGCCGCGACCAGCAGCGCCGGCTGCAGCCCCGCCGGCAGGGCGGGCCGTGCGGCCCGGCGCGTCGGGGTCTCGAAGATGCCGGCCGCCACCAGCCAGTCGGCGAACTCCGGCGCCGGCGGCCGGCCGAGCAGTTCGCGCACGTAGAGCGCGTCGTGGAACGAGGTGCTCTGATAGCCCAGCATCACGTCGTCGGCGCCCGGCACGCCCATGACGTAGGTGCAGCCGGCGGCGGCCAGCACCGTCAGCAGGGCATCCATGTCGTCCTGGTCGGCCTCGGCGTGGTTGGTGTAGCAGACGTCGCAGCCCATCGGCAGGCCGAGCAGCTTGCCGCAGAAGTGGTCCTCCAGGCCGGCGCGCATGATCTGCTTGCCGTCGTAGAGATATTCGGGGCCGATGAAGCCGACGACGGTGTTGACCAGCAGCGGCGAGAGGGCGCGGGCGACTCCGTAGGCGCGCGCCTCCATCGTCTGCTGGTCGACCCCGTGGTGCGCCTCGGCCGAGAGCGCGCTGCCCTGGCCGGTCTCGAAATACATGAGGTCGTCGCCCAGCGTGCCGCGCTTCAGCGACAGCGCCGCCTCGCGCGCCTCGCGCAGCAGGGCGAGGTCGATGCCGAAGCTGCGGTTGGCGGCCTCGGAGCCGGCGATCGACTGGAAGACGAGGTCGACCGGCGCGCCGCGCTCGATCGCCCGCAACTGCGTGGTGACGTGCGCCAGCACCGAAGACTGGACCGGTGCGGCGAGCCTGGTCCGCATGCGGTCGATCAGCTCGAACAGGCCGCAGACATGCTCGACGCTGTCGGTCGCCGGGTTGATGCCGATGACGGCGTCGCCGCAGCCGTAGAGCAGGCCGTCGACCATGCTGGCCGCGATGCCCCGCGGGTCGTCGACCGGGTGGTTGGGCTGCAGCCGCGTCGAGAAGCGGCCCTTCAGGCCGATGGTGCCGCGGAAGCGGGTGACGACCTCGATGCGGCTGGCGACTAGCGCCAGGTCCTGCAGGCGCATGATCTTCGAGACGGCCGCCGCCATCTCGGGCAGCAGGCCGGGCGCCAGGGCGCGCAGCGCCTCGCCCGTCGCCGCGTAGCCGAGCAGCCAGTCGCGGAAGCCGCCGACGGTGAGGTGCGCGACCGGCGCGAACGCCGCCCGGTCATGACTGTCGAGGATGAGGCGCGTGACCTCGTCCGCCTCGTAGGGGACGACGGCCTCGTCGAGGAAGGCCGCGAGCGGCAGGTCGGCAAGGGCGCGCTGCGCGGCGACCCGCTCGGCGGCGTTCTCGGCGATC
Above is a genomic segment from Constrictibacter sp. MBR-5 containing:
- a CDS encoding ethanolamine ammonia-lyase subunit EutB; the encoded protein is MAYSGRAGQQSFTFADLRTLLAKASPARSGDALAGLIAENAAERVAAQRALADLPLAAFLDEAVVPYEADEVTRLILDSHDRAAFAPVAHLTVGGFRDWLLGYAATGEALRALAPGLLPEMAAAVSKIMRLQDLALVASRIEVVTRFRGTIGLKGRFSTRLQPNHPVDDPRGIAASMVDGLLYGCGDAVIGINPATDSVEHVCGLFELIDRMRTRLAAPVQSSVLAHVTTQLRAIERGAPVDLVFQSIAGSEAANRSFGIDLALLREAREAALSLKRGTLGDDLMYFETGQGSALSAEAHHGVDQQTMEARAYGVARALSPLLVNTVVGFIGPEYLYDGKQIMRAGLEDHFCGKLLGLPMGCDVCYTNHAEADQDDMDALLTVLAAAGCTYVMGVPGADDVMLGYQSTSFHDALYVRELLGRPPAPEFADWLVAAGIFETPTRRAARPALPAGLQPALLVAASG